From the bacterium genome, one window contains:
- a CDS encoding OmcA/MtrC family decaheme c-type cytochrome: MLAVALTAGCGGGGGGGKAQPTATPTGVPTAVPTQPAPIAGAGLQSDITGVQISGGRIVATFTLTDDAGVPITPLLTNAPNSQAARVRFTSAHIETYEGGGELRTEFSRYVNDLDPVRPKYDSNGTLETVDRAAGVYRYTFAKVLPADADLNTTYSIGLQVDRTYAGVSLSANPIFDLVPAGGTPQIREAVVTAQCNQCHNPLIAHGNRREVRLCTLCHTQAATDEKGTSIDLSVMVHKIHAGKDLPSVADGPPGSRYAIYSSFARAYQVFAEKDEDGRVTGVGFPRPLNDCANCHTGGATSHYATDRPAAAPCTSCHDDVNPSQVATAAGPPGTNHIQNRGFPDGDCQFCHLKDQTAEFDISVPGAHLIPEQSTQLQGLNIDIAGLASHGPGEKPVVSFKISNNAGEALRDLSGLNRLAFTLAGPTREYTSVLGATAVGGGAGGMLSGPAADGSFQYTLPVAVPADASGTWSLGAEARRSVTLAAPEGATRSVNEAAVNPVVTFSVGAQAPEVRRVVVEDAQCESCHGEFSKGFSIHGNLRNQMQYCVLCHNPNASDVARRRNDPAAVAAGDAVASIDFKYMIHKIHTGDELAHTPYVIYGFGAPPANYTAIDFSDVRFPGDRRDCQTCHAAGTNLIPPFPGHALGTQLGHLDPATGQLIVDGRLGPITSACTSCHDSDAAMAHAETQTGSSGEACEVCHAEGRDVAVSAAHVRNVQ, encoded by the coding sequence GTGCTGGCCGTCGCGCTGACCGCCGGCTGCGGCGGCGGCGGCGGTGGTGGCAAGGCCCAGCCGACGGCCACCCCCACTGGGGTCCCGACCGCCGTGCCCACCCAACCGGCGCCGATCGCCGGTGCCGGTCTGCAGAGCGACATCACGGGGGTGCAGATCAGCGGCGGCCGCATCGTCGCGACCTTCACGCTCACGGACGATGCCGGCGTCCCGATCACGCCGCTGCTGACCAACGCCCCGAACAGCCAGGCGGCGCGGGTGCGGTTCACCTCCGCGCACATCGAGACCTACGAGGGCGGCGGCGAGCTCCGCACCGAGTTCTCGCGTTACGTGAACGACCTCGATCCGGTGCGGCCGAAGTACGACAGCAACGGCACGCTGGAGACGGTCGACCGCGCGGCGGGCGTCTATCGCTACACCTTTGCCAAGGTCCTGCCCGCCGACGCGGACCTGAACACCACGTACAGCATCGGCCTCCAGGTCGATCGGACCTACGCGGGCGTTTCGCTGTCGGCCAATCCCATCTTCGACCTCGTGCCCGCTGGCGGCACGCCGCAGATCCGCGAGGCGGTCGTCACGGCGCAGTGCAACCAGTGCCACAATCCGCTCATCGCCCACGGCAATCGCCGCGAGGTGCGGCTGTGCACGCTCTGCCACACCCAGGCGGCGACCGACGAGAAGGGCACGAGCATCGACCTGTCGGTGATGGTCCACAAGATCCACGCCGGCAAGGATCTGCCCTCGGTCGCCGACGGTCCGCCGGGGAGCCGGTACGCGATCTACAGCAGCTTCGCGCGCGCCTACCAGGTGTTCGCCGAGAAGGACGAGGACGGCCGGGTGACCGGCGTCGGCTTCCCGCGGCCGCTCAACGACTGCGCCAACTGCCACACCGGCGGCGCCACGTCGCACTACGCGACCGACCGTCCGGCGGCGGCGCCGTGCACCTCGTGCCACGACGATGTCAACCCGTCGCAGGTCGCCACCGCCGCCGGTCCGCCGGGGACCAATCACATCCAGAACCGCGGCTTCCCCGACGGCGACTGCCAGTTCTGCCACCTGAAGGACCAGACGGCGGAGTTCGACATCTCGGTGCCGGGAGCCCACCTCATCCCCGAGCAGTCGACGCAGCTTCAGGGCCTGAACATCGACATCGCCGGGCTCGCCAGCCACGGACCCGGCGAGAAGCCGGTCGTCAGCTTCAAGATCAGCAACAACGCCGGCGAGGCGCTGCGCGATCTCTCCGGTCTCAACCGCCTCGCCTTCACCCTGGCCGGACCGACCCGCGAATACACCTCGGTACTGGGCGCCACCGCGGTCGGCGGCGGCGCCGGCGGCATGCTCAGCGGGCCGGCCGCCGATGGGAGCTTCCAGTACACGCTGCCGGTGGCGGTGCCGGCCGACGCCAGCGGCACCTGGTCGCTCGGCGCCGAAGCGCGCCGCTCCGTCACCCTGGCGGCACCGGAGGGGGCGACGCGCAGCGTCAACGAAGCCGCGGTGAACCCGGTGGTGACGTTCTCGGTCGGCGCGCAGGCGCCCGAGGTGCGGCGCGTGGTCGTCGAGGACGCGCAGTGCGAGAGCTGCCACGGCGAATTCTCGAAGGGCTTCTCGATCCACGGCAACCTGCGCAACCAGATGCAGTACTGCGTGCTCTGCCACAACCCGAACGCCAGCGACGTCGCGCGCCGCCGCAACGATCCGGCGGCGGTGGCGGCCGGCGACGCGGTGGCGTCGATCGACTTCAAGTACATGATCCACAAGATCCACACCGGCGACGAGCTGGCGCACACGCCCTACGTCATCTACGGCTTCGGCGCGCCGCCGGCGAACTACACCGCGATCGACTTCTCCGACGTGCGTTTCCCCGGCGATCGCCGCGACTGCCAGACCTGTCACGCCGCCGGCACGAACCTGATCCCGCCGTTCCCGGGGCACGCCCTCGGCAC